The stretch of DNA TGTTCTTAATGGAAGCGAGGCGAGTTTGGTGGCCTCCCCGCCGCTGCCTGCTCTCTGGTCCTGAAAACGACAGGGAAAGAGGAGGCAATGTGATGTGCCGCCGTCCGTCGCGCTCGCCGAGCGGGACCGGCCGCCGTCCACGGGGCGTCGTGCACACGCACGGCCGACGTGGGAAAGACAGCGACTCTGCGTCCTCCTCGACGCCGCGGCAGCCGCCGCGGCCATCGGCCACCGACACTGGCGTGATCGATCGGCTCCGGGGGTGTTGTTTTAAGGACTAAATTTTAGTTCTGTCATATCAAAGAGAAttttaatgtttaaaaatattaaataaaatcttattacaaaattaattGTAGAATTCCAGGGCTAAACTGTGAGGCGAATTTAATGAGatatattaatttataattggagaatggttactgtagcatcactgtttcaaatcatagattaattatgtTCATCAGATTCGATttgcgaattagcactcatctatgaaaaaaaaatataaacagattttatttaatacttttaaataatAAGATTTTCTTAgatgtgatagggactaaactttagttaaTAGGAAACAAACAGGACCTCCGTCGGGTGAGGTTTCGCCCAGGCTGAGGTTCTCGCCGCGCCCAATGCTATCCGCGTGCCACGGAGCGCGCTGGGTGTTCCGGCTCACGTACGGCCAGTGGCATCACGTGACGAGTGATGCATCTTCCTTGTTCTTCCATCATGGCTTCGGGAGGGCGTGCGATTTCCAGAAAACAGGTCTACGCGTGGAATGCTTCGGACCGGCAGAACCGGCAGCAGAAGCGTCCGGGACTTCGGGTAGCTCCCTCTTTCGTCTTTCCTTCACCGAATCACCGTGCGTTTTTTTTAttcttatatttttcaaaatcattttttatagaaatatattttcggttttataatttacagatttatacccctaccgatcggctgcggggcggccggccccctgccgccctcctgccgggcggtagggaccttaatataaataaaatttaattttaatcGCATTTTGGCCCCTGGGGGAGGCTGCCGTCCGGCAGCCGGGCGACAGGTACCCGCCGCCCGGTGGCGGGGCAGTAGGCCTAcccgccgcccggcaggggcggcaggcccctcccGCAGGTTAAATCTTGACCGTCAGTATGGCAGTGCggcattagatgtggttttaaatattttggatagaaataaaaaccgttaataaagtagatgaatatgaaaagtataacttagtaattcatacacatacgcaactgaaaacgaaataggtgatgcatgagaacgaaataagtataacatgacgacatgtccataacaaaaatagaGAAACAACTAGAAACACCTCCTAACCACCTCGGCCATGTTGACCTCTTTTACGCTATGCGTGGACGTTGAAGGTTTCATTCATTACAACCAAAATCTATAGAAATACGCACTgccaactaattaaacaagatATGTAGGCATACTACATACACAATATACTTAGTTTCGTACAAACAAATATATTAGAAGGTGTGTCGTGCACAACTAcatgcggcgaattcttgtaggtgaatctgaattaccattgcgagaggccacccactttcaagagctgcgtgcatgtaatgttgcaattcttccgtactacttataggcatcaactcccagaaatccgcATTAGTTTCCCAAgaagtcaaggtatgaaccgtaagcaaatgtgtctttggattcacattgaactttctgtgaagacatttccgtatggactcaaaactctTCTCTAGGagtttatctagactgcactgtcttcttttaaatgctgatagatttactccataggaatcatgagtaattctataaAAGTCACCGTAATGACTAATGAACTTAAAACGccaccttgctcgacatatctggccattcaaaaactttattttaattaatccaatatttagaaacatggtatggcttcaattataaccactaatccgaaccctaagtgcttgcaataataaaaaatactaattatagaattaaacatacaaaaaaagttcaatgagaaagttgagaaatattggttacctgcggttcggatccaaaatccggcagagcttcgccggtggaattgcctccctcacccctcctctctccctctctcctctctggatctcgtgggcaggaaATGAGGGTGCGAGGGAAGGGGctgcctaccgcccggcagggggggcgGAAGGCTCCCGTTAGGGGCctccgcaaaaaaaaattatttacatgtaggtccctgccgggcggtaggggtataaaactgtaaaatgtgaaaccgaaaatatatttctataaaaaacgtttttaaaaaatataataataaaaaaatccgCGAATCACCGTGCTGGCCGTTTTTGTTCCAAGCTGGCCGGCCGTATGGGCCAAATCTTTCAATCTGTGGCAGGCCGGCAAGATTTTTCTATGCTAGGCTGGATTCAAACGTCAGTATCAGGGCTCCAGGTCCATCATTGTTAAGGCGGGCCACAGTTGAGCCTGGCGTTCCCCACCAGCTCCCCAAGGCCCGTCTGTCGTATGCATCCGCCGACTgaagaaagattttttttttgaaaaatctaCCACTCCCCTCTTAGAAAGAAATTGAGCTGCCGCAATCCATCTATTTTCACATTGTTTGAGcttaaaaaaatatgataattttcTTATGGTTAGTTCGATTTCAAATCTACTTGGATCGTTGTATTTTTTCAATAAGGTCTACCACTTTGTTCTACTGCAACCAACAATAGTGCTTTTTTCTcacacaccaaatcagcaccagccaaccAGTAATAATTTTCTCTCATAGAaaatcagcactagccaccAGCTACAACCAACCGAACAGAGTGTACAAAACTAGATCTATGATTCAtatgttttgaaatattttttacacaTTGGCAGCTTACATTAAATCTCCAGTAGCTATGTGCTAAGTGTGTAGCAACTTATATGTGAAACTGATAATAAATTATGTAGgtaaatttttataaaaaatatttttgtccTCCATGTTGTTTACCTCTATGAAGTATCTATATAAGTTACCATATCGTCTCTATATAAGTTGTTAACATATATACTATATGATATTGTCTATAcataatttattttctttacaaaTTGATACATTTATCTAAAGTTGTCACTAGAAAACAATAGATATACAACATAAGTTTTGGACCTAAATCAACCCAACAAACAGTCCCACATATGTAATCCAATCAAAAATTTTCtagatcatttttttttgttccggaaCAATTTTATTTGTTGCACGAATAATAACAATTGTTACAGCAACAAAAAATattgttttaaaataaaaaaataattattgaATCTTGTGTGATGATTTAACTGACAGTCTCACGTGTCTCCTAACATTTGGCCGCAGGGATGGACTATGCGGAGTGAACCCCGGGGGTTCTGAATCTCCGAAGCATGATGAACTCCGCCCAAAAAGTCCTAAAATACTCTGGCCTACGATTCCGCGTCAGTGCCTCAGTGGCACTCACGAAAACTGAACTGCGCAGCTGCCGGCCTGACGCCACTCGGTCACTGTGTCGCGGTCTCTTGCATCCCCAGAGCTAGCCCGGCCGCCACAATTGTTCAAAAAAAGCTCGGCCGCCACCGATCTAGATCGACCTGCCCAATCTATGGTCTCCCTGGTGGGCTGGTCGGTCGAAACTTCGAAACTAGCGTGGTAACAACGTGCAGCGTAGTGAGGCCGTACCAAGTACCAACAGCCTGCGGTTTGCGTCCGGCGATCGCCGCCTGCTAGCCCCCTGGGTTTGACCTTTCGCGTTGACTCGCTCGTCGTTCTACGTCACACACCGATGCGATCATGCGCGCGAGCTGCCGGTCCAGAGGGCAACGTAGACGAGTTGGCCGCAAGGGGCCAGCAGTCCAGCCAACTCGAGTGCATGGGGTGGGGATGCTGGCGACTCGTGCACAGGGTTTTTTTCCCCGAGTTAACTCAAatcgccggccaccggttccggtttaccggaccggttggaccggtaaccggttgaattcaaattcaaatttaaataaattcaaaagctcccgtgcaaccggtttaccggccggttttaccggtttaccggtcggtttgaccggtttgaattcaaatacaaattcaaaagctcccatgcaaccggtttaccggccggtttgactggtgggccttaatgggccggcccatttttttctttttcttttttgatttaactttaaatccccgcaaactatactaaatgaatgaatttttgagaaaatttgataccattagattcatcacaacttgaagtatttttagaaattttttaggatttttttattttttgaatttaaatttaaattttgaattttgaccgGTTGCTGAACCCTGCTCGTGCGTTGGGAAACACTACTCGTCTACGGTTTCGCTCTGAACAAATGCAGCAGCAGGTATTCTTCCGTGGTGTCAGATGGTCCTTTTGGTCCAGTTGATCCATGATTAGTCCTACCGTGTAAAGCCAATGCTCAGCTCGTACATGACGAAACACGGAAACAGAGCACCCCCGGCTGGAGGATGTCAGCATATTCTCCGGGCGGATCTCAGTATATTCTACGGATGGACCACGCAGCGATCTCTAACGGCATGCGGAACAGTAATTAGTCTGGACTTTTCATTTCTTTCGCTCCAATGGGGTCGGAGTATTTGCTTCTAGGAGTTTTTGCTTTGTAATCGATCACTCGCAAAGTAAACGGGAGCTTTGAACTTCCAACGCACATGTGGCCCGGGCCGGGTCGTGACGGCGCCATATCAGCTGTCTGTCGTTTCTTGCGGACTGCTAGCTAGCTGGGATCCTTTTTCCTCTCGGAGAGCACGATTTTGCGTGCGGCACGCGACGCTCCTGCCGGTCCAGATCCAGACGATTCCAACCGAGAAAACCTGCGGGAGGCTGGCACACACCGCGGCGTGGTTTCGCAACCGCTGTCGCTGCTTTCTCTGCAGCGGGTTCGTTCGTGGCTGCGTTCCAACTTGTCGTCTCCAAACGCGCTAGGCCGGCCAGCGCGTAGGGGCACAGTCCTCGGCACGGCTCATCGCGCAGAGTTCACATCACATCGGTGAAAACAGACGTCGTCCTTCGGCGCGGCTCCATCGCTGATGGGACGGCCGTTTTCGGGTAGGGACGGGCCCCGGGGAGGGGAAAAGGCCTTGGGGATCAGAGGGAGAGATTTCAGAGACCgtgatttatttcaaaaaagaGATTTCAGAGACCGTGATGACTGATGAGACCATGTGTCAACCGCGCAAGCAAAGCCTAGCACGGCTCAGCACTgctccaaaccaaaaccaccgcCACGGCGCCACCGCACATTCCCCGTTTACGCCCGCTCTCCGTGACGCTGACGCGTGGGgctgccacgcccggcgccctcgccgcccTTTGCCCCACGCCGGCCGCGCGGCCCCTGGTTTCTCCCCTTCCCCCAAATGATGACACAGGTTTTATGCGAAACCCCCCGTGACCACACGAGAATCCCGCGGAcacccccgccgcgccaccACGGGTAGTATAGTATAAAAGGACAGGTGGTGCCTCCTCCGGCAACCCACCGAACCAGACCCCAATACACGTCAAAGCGGAAAACCTCAGATAACCCCCAGGAAATCGTATTATAATCTCGCCCTCCACTCCCCTGCTCCGCTGCAACTGCAACTCCACTCGGCCGGCCGCCCCCCACCCTCCTGATCCTCCCCCCAACCATTGGTGCTTGATCGGATCCATGGACACCCACATCGGATCCTTGGACGggccggcgctggcggcggcgaacgTCACGGTGGGCTGCCCGGCGTCGGCGCCAGGGTGCCCGATGGCGTCCACGCCGgcgcagcccgcggcggcgctgacggCCGGGGAGGCGTCGCTGGGGCGCCACCTCGCTCGCCGCCTCGTGCAGGTCGGCGTCGGCGACGTCTTCGCCGTCCCCGGGGACTTCAACCTCACGCTGCTTGACCACCTGATCGCCGAGCCCGGGCTGCGCCTCGTCGGCTGCTGCAACGAGCTCAACGCCGGGTACGCCGCCGACGGGTACGCCCGCGCGCGGGGCGTCGGGGCCTGCGCCGTCACCTTCACCGTCGGGGGGCTCAGCGTGCTCAACGCCATCGCGGGCGCCTACAGCGAGAACCTGCCCGTCATCTGCATCGCCGGCGGGCCCAACTCCAACGACTACGGGACCAACCGCATCCTCCACCACACCATCGGCCTCCCGGATTTCTCGCAGGAGCTCCGCTGCTTCCAGACCGTCACCTGCCACCAGGTGCGTCCGCGCGTGTCCGTCGTGTTCCTTGGGATTTTAGGTGGGTTTAGAGTGTCTGTTTCATCTGGTTGCTTAATGGTTTGTTTGCTTGTTCGTGGATTCAGGCGGTGGTGACCAATCTGGACGACGCGCACGAGCAGATCGACACGGCCATCGCCACGGCGCTGAGGGAGAGCAAGCCGGTGTATCTCAGCATTAGCTGCAACCTCCCCGGGCTACCTCACCCTACCTTTAGCCGCGATCCCGTGCCGTTCTTCCTCCCCCCCAGGTACTACTTGTCCATAATCCCCAGATTCTATGATTCATAGGCTGCTTTGCTTAGATCATGAAACTTATTCCCCCAAAACTTTCAGAACCTGCAATGTTCTATATTAATCCCAGGGCTGTCACGTATGAACTGAAGTTTCTGTTATTGGGGAAGTGCCTAATCGAAATGGTAGCAATCTGCAATTTACGTCTATCTGATGAAATCTCGGACTAGATGAACAATCATCTGACGTGATGACGATTTCTTGTCTAGTCATCAGATGAATTGAGTCTGTACTCTGTAATATGGCACTGCAAGTTTGTGCAACAAGATGCTATCTGAAATCCCGTTATTAACTGTGTCTGTAATACTGCAGAATGAGCAACAAGATGGGGCTCGAGGCTGCGATTGAGGCAACCGTTGAGTTCTTGAACAAGGCCGTGAAGCCGGTGCTTGTTGGTGGCCCCAAACTGCGTGTGGCAAAGGCAGGAAAGGCATTTGTGGATCTGGTAGATGCCAGCGGCTATGCTTATGCAGTGATGCCATCGGCCAAGGGTCTTGTGCCAGAGACGCACCCCCATTTCATCGGCACCTACTGGGGTGCCGTTAGCACTGCCTTCTGTGCTGAGATTGTTGAGTCGGCTGATGCCTACCTCTTTGCCGGCCCCATTTTCAATGACTACAGCTCTGTTGGCTACTCTTTCCtcctcaagaaggataaggccATCATCATCCAGCCTGAACGTGTGATAGTCGGGAATGGGCCAGCATTCGGATATGTCATGATGAAGGATTTCTTGTCTGAATTGGCTAAGAGGGTTAAGAAGAACACCACTGCCTATGAGAACTACAAGAGGATCTTTGTGCCCGAGGGACAGCCGCTGGAAAGTGAGCCGAATGAGCCGTTGCGTGTCAATGTGCTTTTCAAGCACATCCAGAAGATGATTACAGGTGACAGCGCGGTGATCGCTGAGACTGGTGACTCCTGGTTCAACTGCCAGAAGCTGAAGCTGCCCGAGGGCTGTGGGTGAGCATTGTGATGTCATACTGTTCTACTATCTGTCTTGTTCTTTGCCTTGTTCTGATGATGATTCTTTGCATGCTGCAGGTATGAATTCCAGATGCAGTATGGTTCAATCGGATGGTCAGTTGGTGCATTGCTTGGCTATGCTCAGGGGGCGAACACCAAGCGTGTGATTGCCTGCATTGGTGACGGAAGCTTCCAGGTGAATTTTCATTGCCTGATTATATCTCTCTCTTTCATTGCCTGATTAAATATCTCTCTGCTTCAATTTGATGGACGATGGCTCTATTCTAATGTGATTGTGTCTCCTGGGGCAACCTTGCAGGTTACAGCACAGGATGTGTCAACTATGCTGCGGTGCCAGCAGAACAGCATAATTTTCCTGATCAACAATGGTGGGTACACCATTGAGGTGGAAATCCACGACGGGCCATACAACGTCATCAAGAACTGGAACTACACGGGCCTTGTGGATGCCATTCACAATGGAGAGGGCAAGTGCTGGACCTCCAAGGTAAAGAATCTGCCAATAGTCTTAACCCGTACCAGAACTACCTGACCTAGCAGATGCTGTTACAGCTGTACCAGAACTACCTGACCTAGCAGATGCTGTTACAGCTGTACCAGAACTACCTGAACtaatgttcaaaaaaaaaagaactaccTGAACTAGCAGATGCTGTTACAGCTGAAGAACTGTTGCTAATGGATGCAATGGAAACTTGTGCAGGTAAAGTGCGAGGAGGAGCTGACAGCCGCGATCGAGACGGCGCTGGGGGAGAAGAAGGACTGCCTGTGCTTCATCGAGGTGATCGCGCACAAGGATGATACCAGCAAAGAGCTGCTGGAGTGGGGCTCCAGGGTCTCTGCTGCCAACTCCCGTCCACCGAATCCTCAGTAGAGCAGTCTTGCAAGCTCCAAGCAAAGAGCTGCTGGAGTGGGGCTCCAGGGTCTCTGCTGCCAACTCCCGTCCACCGAATCCTCAGTAGAGCAGTCTTGCAAGCTCCAAGCCTCAAAGACTCGGTAGTGGTGGTAGAACTATGGGGCTCGATCGAATAACGTGAACGCTTTGCCCTTTCTGTTATGTTCTCCTCGTTTAGTGCCTGGTTCTCATTGTTCTTGATGGTCCTGTATCTATTTGTGACAATTCCCCTGTTTCTCGTGCGTGAATGCCGTAGAGAATAATGAGAAATTTCAGGCTTCGGGACTAGTTTTGTGTTGTGTCATGTGACGCTCTATTTTGTGCTACCACGTAACCCGTGTGATTTCAGTAATCGGGTGAAGATTAGCCGACCGGGTATTGAATCGTGTGGTACGCTGTACTCGTTTGTAATTGTCGCCAGGCCGCAGGGAGAGATGGAGCTACGTGGtactctgttccaaattataagttattctaagaattttgaaaaatcaaatcatctcaaagttcgatcaaaattatagaaagaaatataaaaatttatgacattAAATAAGTGCACTATAAAAACATagctaataaagaatctaataatacttaattgatatcataaatattattatcttattatataaatttgatgaaatttaataAATTTTGACTCTCCGAGATTcttaaaatgacttataatttagaacggaatGAGTAATTACGTGTCCCTTGTCCAGCGTTGGCCGGTCGAGGAATATAGAAGGGATCTAGATCCGCACGCATGAACCGAGGTGCACTGAATCTTGCACAGATGCAGCACGTCAGATTTTTAAAAGTGTGGGGCGCATCATCAGAGAGGTGCGCGGCCCGGTGCCGATGATTGACAATCTACTCCGtattaccttttttttttgaaagcataATCTATTACTTTCGGCCTTTCGGGGGTAAAGTTTCTCGGCAAGTTGCCATCATGCGTGCGTCTGTACATAGGCGGACTACTTTCTTGTGATCCCTGAAGCTATCTCACCATCTGTTTGTGCTGTCGATGTGCTCTGTTGCTTTTGCTGGGCAATGTGGCACTGCTAATCATATGCTTGATCTCAATTATGTAAGGCCTATGGTGGGTTTGGTGGAGACAGCAAAGCGATGGGTTACTTCCTATAGACCATCTGCCGCTAGGTTGTGCGCTTGTTGTTTTGCTGGATGGATGGAATACTTAAATTGTAGTTTTGTATGTATGGAACCGGATGATTAACCCTTTCTGTATGTAAAGCTAAGGAGATCCAATCCAAATTGCAAGTCGTGAAAACTGAAGGATGCTTCACGATGAAGTGCATTCTCACGTCACAACCAGACGGCCGACATGTTAGAACGAGTAGCAGTTTTCCAAAACCGCAGTTCAGAGAAGATAGGATTCTGCGAAGTTGgcataaaaagaaaaatgaaaggtcGATTCAATCCAATCCTTGTCCAAGCACGAGATACAAAATGTGCTCGCAAAGCCGTATGCATCGTCTATGATGATGTCAACCTGTTTTTCTGCAGAAGATGTGAAGGGAAGGAAGATTTACAGTTCGCGATGTGGGATTTCAGCTTTGGGATGTTTGGATGGGCGCTCCTGCACCTGTGGCACCGAAGTTCCATTGCCAGTATCTTTTCATCACTGCTGGCAGTTGCTGATCCATGCTGCTCAATCTCCTCAATGACATCAACAGAATCACGAAAAAACGGTGTGGTGAAGGAGTTCCAGTGCTTCTTGTTTTTCAAGCTCGTGGAGTCAAAATCCTGACTAATAATGTGAAGATGCAGTTGCCGCATAGATGGAACCTGTAAAAGAACAAGACATCTAGGCCTGCTCAGTTTTGTGTTTGGTTTGAAGGATGACGGGAATAATCCATCCAATGATCCAAATCTAACTCCAAGCATCACTCATGTGTTTCGTTTGAAAAGTCGAAGAGGTTAATTCATCAAGAAACCATCACTCGCATGAAAATGTTTATAGAAATTGAGGAATCGGGACATCACACCAAAATTTTGGGATGGTCCCATGATGGACCAGATCATCAAAGATGAGGTGGTTGCTCAGACAAAACACCCTCTGCCTTTCATTTCAAGAAAAGTTTTAGGATCATACCGAGTGGTATCCAAGCCTGAACACCAAAGATGCATCTTCCTCGAGGAACTTCTGTGCCCACTTCACCCCAGCTGAATGCATCCTCCTCAGCAAAGGCAAGTGTTCTTTTTTGACATCTGCTAGGGAGTCAAGACCATCTGTCCTAGATATCACCAAAACATGCCTTTTAGCCTGCATATATAAAGAGCTATGCTAAGACGTCAACCGATCACCAAGTATAACAAAGaaacacaaaataaaaaatataagtaGAAAAATTGATAATAAACCTTTGGATAGAGATCTTTCAGAACGATAAATTCGTCAGATGTCTCCATGATAGAATCTGTGTTCTTGTATTTCTCTGGGTGCATGGCAAGTTCATAAAGGGCCTGGGCCCACGATCCCCAAGTCTTACTGGCGACCACACCACTCTTTTTTGTGTCTCCTTCCCTAGCTTGGTTTGGAGCAGCAGATGAAGTGATGGATTTATCATGGTAATTTGGCATGTTAGCCTTTGTACACTCATGCTGTTGCTTCACAGTCATGATGGGTGGAAGCAACTTATGTTTTTTCATCCTTTCAGATCCATGGCTGTCCTCGCGCTTCATTTTTGTGTCATTGGGTGATGTCCCACCGGATGCTGACATTTCTGGCCCCAACTTTTCGTTCTGCTTTCCCATGTGGCCCCGGACAATGGATGCAAAATTCTCAAAAAGCGAATTGTATGCTTCATGAAGAATCTTAGACCCTTTGATATAGTCATTCTTCAGATAATCTGGTCGCATTGGGTTCATATTTGGCCCAAGCACATGGATGACATGGGTCACACCTTCTCGTTGATGCAGAGGAGAAATTGATGGAAGTGGAACAACAACAGAGGTTCCTGGCCTCAGTGCATCAGCACATTTTTTGGTTGCATGATGTAAAGATTCTCCAGCAGCACTGAATATTGCCGCATTAACCCCTCCACCTCCAGGCTTTAACCTCCTGCATGAAAAGGGCACAGATATTACCATCTTGTTCATATCAAGAAGGGCCCTAACTTCTTCAACAGTTGTTATAAAAAAAACTTCTGAAGAGCAAATGGGACAGATAAGTTTAACCAAAAATAGGATAGCATAATTCAACAGAAGGATATATCTAGACATACTCTTCTAGATGAGAAAATGTGCATTTAAGTAAATACATAGGAGCACCGAGTGTTATGTGACCAAAATTATTACCAGTTAGCAGCATTAGCAATCACGCTGCACCGAAGACCTCCTTTCGTGTGCAACTGAGTGATATCTCCCACGAATGTGAAAAACCTGCTGCAGTCAATGCTCTTTTTAGAAGCCTTCTCTTTGACCAATGATAATATTCTTGATTTCTCGCTAAGGTCTACAAGAACTAGTCTTATATAAGTTATATTATCAAATTTCTGCAAGAAATCAGCAGCTGTGTCTACTATAATGTCAGATGCTCTGTCAAGATCAAACTGGAAGTCAGCAGTAGAAATAGATGGAAATGCCAGAGTGCAGGAATCAACATCACCAGAATCACATTCTTTAGCATGCTCTTCATTTTCGTTCTTGTCATTCAACCCCTTCTCAATTTCCATTGGGCAGGACATACCTTCTTCAACCTTTTCATGTTTTGGCAAAGGTTTTTGCTGCTCTGGCTTGGTTTCACTCAATGTAATCTTGGGTCCACTGGATTTCTCAACAGTGGAAGTATCACCCTTCTTTAGAAACTTCATTATACCAACTTGCACGGGTCCTTTGCTCTTCTGACAAAAAATTCCTGATGGAAGACTATCTGAAGGCCCTAAAGCATTATACAAATCAACTGCCTTTTTAATGTCACCATCATCATTACAGGACATGATCCTACTGAAACCTTCTGTCAGCAAGGGTGTCTCCTTCTTTTGCAGCATCCGGTTCACAACAAGGGCGGCCTTTCCACCCTGCAGATTTCCTTCATGGCCCTTACGGCTCACTGCACGCGAGATACAGACCTTAGCAGGTAAATCCAGGGCTACAGCATGCACATCCACATGCAATGTGCTGCCCAGCTTCACAAAGTCTGCACGCTGCTCTCGTTCCAAGTTGCAGCGGTCAATGAGAACGCTCTTGCCCTCCTTCAAAGCATCAGATGTAGCCTTCAAGCACTGTATTTTTGTCCCAGCTTTACCATTTCCAATTGTATCCTGAACAACAGTTAACACCCAAAGGGAGTTCTGTCAATCTGTGCAGAATTGTCTTGTGGTTTAAGAATAACTATTGTGAACGGCACAAGAGAATGTCCATATAGAAAATGCAGCCCGGTAGCTTGGAAGACTCTAGTGTTTGATATTATCTGCTTCCCTACGTGATGTTATCCTTATGGTAACATGACAAATTGTTATTACAGTATTGACAGAGTGAAAAGTGAAGCAAATAATGCAGTTTTCAGGTGTCAGGAGCTACAGGTTTTTTTTACATAAAGGAAGCTTTATTGATCTCAGATAATTACATCAGGAGCTACAGATGGCTTCCTGAGGACGAAATTTCGTCCATATTTTAACTTTTGGCAGTTATTAAGCAATCAACTATGCAATTAGTAGCACATTGCCTTGAAAGTTGAAACCTCGCAGCCGAAAGAGATAAATAAAAACTACTCCAGCACCGTGCAGCAAACTCGCACGCATTGAGGCCAAGAGCGGcgtggggcccacctggcagatGCGAACCCACCGGCGGCCGGCGTTGGAGCCGGCAACGACGGCATCGGCGAACGTGGACTTGCC from Panicum virgatum strain AP13 chromosome 9K, P.virgatum_v5, whole genome shotgun sequence encodes:
- the LOC120652711 gene encoding pyruvate decarboxylase 2-like isoform X1, which translates into the protein MDTHIGSLDGPALAAANVTVGCPASAPGCPMASTPAQPAAALTAGEASLGRHLARRLVQVGVGDVFAVPGDFNLTLLDHLIAEPGLRLVGCCNELNAGYAADGYARARGVGACAVTFTVGGLSVLNAIAGAYSENLPVICIAGGPNSNDYGTNRILHHTIGLPDFSQELRCFQTVTCHQAVVTNLDDAHEQIDTAIATALRESKPVYLSISCNLPGLPHPTFSRDPVPFFLPPRMSNKMGLEAAIEATVEFLNKAVKPVLVGGPKLRVAKAGKAFVDLVDASGYAYAVMPSAKGLVPETHPHFIGTYWGAVSTAFCAEIVESADAYLFAGPIFNDYSSVGYSFLLKKDKAIIIQPERVIVGNGPAFGYVMMKDFLSELAKRVKKNTTAYENYKRIFVPEGQPLESEPNEPLRVNVLFKHIQKMITGDSAVIAETGDSWFNCQKLKLPEGCGYEFQMQYGSIGWSVGALLGYAQGANTKRVIACIGDGSFQVTAQDVSTMLRCQQNSIIFLINNGGYTIEVEIHDGPYNVIKNWNYTGLVDAIHNGEGKCWTSKVKCEEELTAAIETALGEKKDCLCFIEVIAHKDDTSKELLEWGSRVSAANSRPPNPQ
- the LOC120652711 gene encoding pyruvate decarboxylase 2-like isoform X2; this translates as MDTHIGSLDGPALAAANVTVGCPASAPGCPMASTPAQPAAALTAGEASLGRHLARRLVQVGVGDVFAVPGDFNLTLLDHLIAEPGLRLVGCCNELNAGYAADGYARARGVGACAVTFTVGGLSVLNAIAGAYSENLPVICIAGGPNSNDYGTNRILHHTIGLPDFSQELRCFQTVTCHQAVVTNLDDAHEQIDTAIATALRESKPVYLSISCNLPGLPHPTFSRDPVPFFLPPRMSNKMGLEAAIEATVEFLNKAVKPVLVGGPKLRVAKAGKAFVDLVDASGYAYAVMPSAKGLVPETHPHFIGTYWGAVSTAFCAEIVESADAYLFAGPIFNDYSSVGYSFLLKKDKAIIIQPERVIVGNGPAFGYVMMKDFLSELAKRVKKNTTAYENYKRIFVPEGQPLESEPNEPLRVNVLFKHIQKMITGDSAVIAETGDSWFNCQKLKLPEGCGYEFQMQYGSIGWSVGALLGYAQGANTKRVIACIGDGSFQVTAQDVSTMLRCQQNSIIFLINNGGYTIEVEIHDGPYNVIKNWNYTGLVDAIHNGEGKCWTSKVKCEEELTAAIETALGEKKDCLCFIEVIAHKDDTSKELLEWGSRVSAANSRPPNPQ
- the LOC120652712 gene encoding transcription factor bHLH140-like is translated as MNPDGGGSSSSPPPPSASRGAGAEAKEEERGGKQVVVVLVGPPGSGKSTFADAVVAGSNAGRRWVRICQDTIGNGKAGTKIQCLKATSDALKEGKSVLIDRCNLEREQRADFVKLGSTLHVDVHAVALDLPAKVCISRAVSRKGHEGNLQGGKAALVVNRMLQKKETPLLTEGFSRIMSCNDDGDIKKAVDLYNALGPSDSLPSGIFCQKSKGPVQVGIMKFLKKGDTSTVEKSSGPKITLSETKPEQQKPLPKHEKVEEGMSCPMEIEKGLNDKNENEEHAKECDSGDVDSCTLAFPSISTADFQFDLDRASDIIVDTAADFLQKFDNITYIRLVLVDLSEKSRILSLVKEKASKKSIDCSRFFTFVGDITQLHTKGGLRCSVIANAANWRLKPGGGGVNAAIFSAAGESLHHATKKCADALRPGTSVVVPLPSISPLHQREGVTHVIHVLGPNMNPMRPDYLKNDYIKGSKILHEAYNSLFENFASIVRGHMGKQNEKLGPEMSASGGTSPNDTKMKREDSHGSERMKKHKLLPPIMTVKQQHECTKANMPNYHDKSITSSAAPNQAREGDTKKSGVVASKTWGSWAQALYELAMHPEKYKNTDSIMETSDEFIVLKDLYPKAKRHVLVISRTDGLDSLADVKKEHLPLLRRMHSAGVKWAQKFLEEDASLVFRLGYHSVPSMRQLHLHIISQDFDSTSLKNKKHWNSFTTPFFRDSVDVIEEIEQHGSATASSDEKILAMELRCHRCRSAHPNIPKLKSHIANCKSSFPSHLLQKNRLTSS